A window of Verrucomicrobiota bacterium contains these coding sequences:
- a CDS encoding TAT-variant-translocated molybdopterin oxidoreductase: MKRIFHHPPAKSTGRRYWRSVEEYADTPEFRQWLQREFPDGAAEFEADGVSRRNFLRLMGASLALAGVGLSGCRRPQTYLVPYTKSVEWLIPGRAVLYSTSIPGRLGGTPLIATTYEGRPTKLEGNPVVPFSNGGTDALTQASILQLYDPDRAQTFLQDGKEVPPQAFDEYLKGVQQELKANGGAGLALLIDEQYAPARDRLLDDLKRQYPQIAFYSGDPLGHREVHAATEALFGPDVLARPMFSNADVVVALDADFLGLEQRVEQACEFAGRRRAHGSARGMNRLYVVENRYSLTGGMADHRLRCAASQIPGFAVALARQVAAATNDRVLSALVGQVRDNGSQFDPKWVTECANDLVGRMGRSLVLLGSRYPAWVHGVVLAMNNALRALGSTLSLAAAPRVKTASLEELAAGIKAGAVKRLFILAGNPGYTAPADLRWPEIQKAVPEVVRLGYYVDETSPGAKWHVPEAHFLEAWGDQRATDGTYLPVQPMILPLFGGLSQIDVLSRLLGVPGGLEAVRETFKAFVKDDDFEAAWTRLLREGYARGTGYTPAGQEFNPNGLPNLLKTVAPLPAPANPSALEVVFPADYKVDDGRYTNNAWMQEMPDPITKLTWDNAALLSKATARALNVADGDMVEITVGDRRLQVAVLIAPGHADYSITLPLGYGRPAVGKVGRGTGFNAYELRTAAAPYVATGATVRLVQKGGYHLVQTQMHHSMEGRNLVREGTVDDYAKTPDFAQRIGDDAEIRPNLSLYSHPPLNAPNQWAMVVDLNTCTGCSACVIACQAENNIPIVGKDQCDRTREMHWMRIDRYFASADGDLANPRLEEEPEMVMEPMMCQHCENAPCETVCPVNATVHSEEGLNVMVYNRCIGTRYCSNNCPFKVRRFNFFNYNDRPVLDRIEHGLPGFQGKQQLYLGPLAHWGMDEISKLQKNPNVTVRMRGVMEKCTYCVQRIETAKIQQRVKAGVTGDLTLPTDSVRTACQQVCPTEAIVFGDLKDPQSHVSKVRALPQNYHLLKYLNVETRTSYLARLRNPNPKMPGAQKIGKINVEHERDGGEKAGNEPGPAARLQSPEETYHG, from the coding sequence ATGAAACGAATTTTTCATCATCCCCCGGCCAAGTCGACCGGGCGCCGCTACTGGCGCAGCGTCGAGGAATACGCGGACACCCCCGAGTTCCGCCAATGGCTTCAACGCGAGTTCCCCGACGGTGCGGCTGAGTTCGAAGCCGACGGCGTTTCCCGGCGCAATTTTCTCCGTCTGATGGGTGCGTCGCTGGCGCTGGCCGGCGTCGGGCTGAGCGGCTGCCGCCGGCCCCAGACCTACCTCGTCCCTTACACCAAAAGCGTCGAATGGTTGATCCCGGGCCGGGCCGTGCTTTACAGCACGTCAATCCCGGGGCGCCTCGGCGGGACCCCGTTGATCGCCACGACTTACGAAGGGCGCCCGACCAAGCTCGAGGGCAATCCCGTGGTGCCGTTCAGCAACGGTGGAACCGACGCGCTGACCCAGGCTTCGATCCTGCAGCTCTACGATCCGGATCGTGCCCAGACGTTCCTGCAGGACGGGAAAGAAGTTCCGCCTCAGGCGTTCGATGAATACCTGAAGGGCGTCCAGCAGGAGTTGAAGGCGAACGGCGGCGCCGGTCTTGCCCTGTTGATCGATGAGCAATACGCGCCGGCCCGGGACCGGCTCCTGGATGACCTGAAACGGCAGTACCCGCAGATCGCCTTTTATTCCGGCGATCCGCTCGGGCACCGGGAGGTCCATGCCGCCACCGAAGCGCTTTTTGGTCCGGACGTGCTGGCGCGCCCGATGTTTTCGAACGCCGACGTGGTGGTCGCCCTCGACGCGGATTTCCTCGGGTTGGAGCAGCGCGTCGAACAGGCCTGCGAATTCGCGGGGCGCCGCCGGGCGCACGGCTCGGCCCGGGGCATGAACCGCCTCTACGTCGTCGAAAATCGCTACAGTCTTACCGGCGGAATGGCTGATCACCGGTTGCGCTGCGCCGCGTCCCAGATTCCCGGGTTTGCCGTTGCCCTGGCCAGGCAGGTCGCCGCTGCTACCAATGACCGGGTCCTGAGCGCCTTGGTAGGACAGGTCCGCGATAACGGGAGCCAGTTCGATCCGAAGTGGGTCACGGAATGCGCTAACGATCTGGTCGGCCGCATGGGGCGCAGCCTGGTTTTACTCGGCTCGCGTTACCCTGCGTGGGTGCATGGCGTGGTGCTCGCGATGAACAATGCGCTCCGGGCGCTCGGCTCGACCCTCAGTTTGGCCGCTGCGCCGCGCGTAAAAACGGCGAGCCTCGAGGAGCTGGCCGCCGGCATCAAGGCGGGCGCGGTGAAACGGCTGTTCATTCTGGCCGGCAACCCCGGTTACACCGCCCCGGCCGACTTGCGGTGGCCGGAAATTCAAAAGGCCGTACCGGAAGTCGTCCGGCTCGGTTATTACGTCGACGAAACGTCGCCCGGCGCCAAATGGCACGTGCCGGAAGCGCATTTTCTGGAAGCCTGGGGCGACCAGCGGGCCACCGACGGAACCTACCTGCCGGTGCAACCGATGATCCTGCCGCTTTTCGGGGGCCTCTCGCAGATCGATGTGCTTTCCAGACTGCTCGGGGTGCCGGGCGGATTGGAGGCGGTGCGCGAGACCTTCAAGGCGTTTGTCAAAGACGACGATTTTGAAGCGGCCTGGACCCGCTTGCTGCGTGAAGGCTACGCCCGCGGCACGGGCTACACCCCGGCGGGGCAGGAATTTAACCCGAACGGGCTCCCGAACCTGCTCAAGACCGTCGCGCCGCTGCCGGCCCCGGCGAACCCGAGCGCCCTGGAGGTAGTCTTTCCGGCTGACTACAAAGTTGATGACGGCCGGTACACCAACAACGCCTGGATGCAGGAGATGCCGGATCCCATCACCAAACTGACCTGGGATAATGCCGCGCTGCTCTCCAAAGCGACCGCGCGCGCGCTCAACGTCGCCGATGGCGACATGGTCGAAATTACGGTCGGCGACCGCCGCCTGCAGGTCGCGGTGCTGATCGCACCCGGCCACGCCGATTACTCGATCACGCTGCCGCTCGGCTACGGCCGCCCTGCGGTGGGTAAGGTAGGGCGGGGGACCGGTTTCAATGCGTACGAACTCCGCACGGCCGCGGCGCCGTACGTGGCGACGGGAGCCACGGTCCGGCTGGTCCAGAAAGGCGGTTACCACCTGGTGCAAACTCAGATGCACCACAGCATGGAAGGCCGCAACCTGGTGCGGGAGGGCACCGTCGACGATTACGCCAAGACGCCGGATTTTGCGCAGCGGATCGGGGATGACGCGGAGATTCGGCCTAACCTCTCGCTGTACTCGCACCCGCCGCTGAATGCGCCCAACCAATGGGCCATGGTGGTCGACCTCAATACCTGTACGGGATGTTCGGCCTGCGTGATCGCCTGCCAGGCGGAAAACAACATCCCGATCGTCGGCAAGGACCAGTGCGACCGGACCCGCGAGATGCATTGGATGCGCATCGATCGCTACTTCGCCAGTGCGGACGGCGATCTGGCCAACCCGCGCCTGGAGGAAGAACCGGAGATGGTCATGGAGCCGATGATGTGCCAGCACTGCGAGAACGCGCCGTGTGAGACCGTCTGCCCGGTCAACGCGACCGTCCACAGTGAAGAGGGGCTGAACGTAATGGTTTACAACCGCTGCATCGGCACCCGATATTGCTCCAACAACTGCCCGTTCAAGGTGCGGCGCTTTAACTTCTTCAACTACAACGACCGGCCGGTGCTCGACCGCATCGAGCACGGGCTCCCCGGCTTCCAGGGCAAACAGCAGCTCTACCTCGGGCCGCTCGCCCACTGGGGCATGGACGAAATCTCCAAGCTCCAGAAAAATCCGAACGTGACGGTCCGGATGCGCGGGGTGATGGAGAAGTGCACCTATTGCGTGCAGCGCATCGAGACGGCAAAAATCCAGCAGCGCGTGAAGGCCGGGGTGACCGGCGACCTCACCCTGCCGACCGACTCGGTGAGGACTGCCTGCCAGCAGGTTTGCCCGACGGAGGCCATCGTCTTCGGGGACCTGAAGGATCCGCAGAGCCACGTCTCCAAGGTGCGTGCCCTGCCGCAGAACTATCATCTTCTGAAGTACCTGAACGTTGAAACGCGCACGAGCTACCTCGCCCGGCTGCGCAATCCCAATCCCAAAATGCCCGGCGCCCAAAAGATCGGAAAAATCAACGTCGAGCACGAGCGCGACGGCGGCGAAAAGGCAGGTAACGAGCCGGGGCCGGCCGCCCGGCTCCAATCACCGGAGGAAACGTATCATGGCTGA
- a CDS encoding cytochrome c3 family protein, which produces MANFFPRWTNYLPLKIVFCLLVLGGVASAAYWYYLTPDYMRKGYQPVQPVPFSHDIHVTQLGLDCRYCHSYVEVSPHSNLPTTQTCMNCHQQVQANNPKLAAVRESWATGKPLNWVWIHQVPDFAYFNHAVHVNRGVSCVSCHGQVNHMDVVYQHEPLSMGWCLDCHRHPEGRLRPVGQVFNLDWNPDAGQTQLQIGSQLKEQWNINPPQNCAGCHR; this is translated from the coding sequence ATGGCTAATTTTTTTCCCCGCTGGACGAATTATCTGCCGCTGAAAATCGTGTTTTGCCTCCTGGTGCTCGGGGGGGTCGCATCGGCAGCTTATTGGTACTACTTAACCCCGGACTACATGCGGAAGGGCTACCAACCGGTGCAGCCGGTTCCTTTCTCGCATGACATCCATGTGACGCAGTTGGGGCTGGACTGCCGGTACTGCCACTCGTACGTCGAGGTGTCGCCGCACTCCAATCTCCCGACTACCCAGACCTGCATGAACTGCCACCAGCAGGTGCAGGCAAACAACCCGAAGCTCGCGGCCGTGCGCGAAAGCTGGGCGACCGGCAAGCCGCTGAACTGGGTGTGGATCCACCAGGTGCCGGATTTCGCTTATTTCAACCACGCCGTACACGTGAACCGTGGGGTGAGCTGCGTCAGCTGTCATGGGCAGGTGAATCACATGGACGTGGTGTACCAGCACGAACCGCTGAGCATGGGGTGGTGCCTGGATTGCCACCGCCATCCGGAAGGCCGCCTCCGGCCGGTCGGCCAGGTGTTTAACCTCGACTGGAATCCGGACGCGGGCCAGACCCAGCTCCAGATCGGTTCCCAGCTCAAGGAGCAATGGAACATCAATCCGCCCCAGAACTGCGCAGGTTGTCACCGTTAA
- a CDS encoding glycosyltransferase family 39 protein, whose protein sequence is MGTTAVLKRSLPFLLIVAAWAGIYLPGLGSLEIRGEEGRRILPAVSMLETGNWLVPRIDDVPYLRKPPMVNWLVATSFILSGRRNEWTARLPSALAILALGLGVLIGLRRWLGTDHAVFAALAVLTTAELIDKGRLIEIDALYAAAFGLAVAAWIGLDGNSSRFRWVVSGFFLGIGLLLKGPLLLLFFYPFVTIVLARSGKLAALWSPQHLAGLAVMLLVFAAWLVPHLLNPEAKGAVSTWSSQYAERFDWGDYRPANTVINLGRALLNFLPWLLLLPFGRNNRRLEDRPLLAGLEWGALATFILVMLLPGALPRYALPLAVPVAVLAAYRLRENSGLTAPVIRVVLAGLILIVLASFWLLVAPGGRQYVIPGAMLALGAAIWLHFEDTPRIKTLNWAAGALAVSATLFYCGKILPELRHRESLRPEAARIESFTPGDKVLIYAAGLDTPHVLFYLRTPHRLEPGVDAVPADAEYLLVGRAEVDRVRQRFGERASELWRHQERGGNQTFLFRVRN, encoded by the coding sequence GTGGGTACGACTGCCGTGCTGAAACGTTCGCTTCCATTTCTCCTGATCGTGGCAGCCTGGGCCGGTATCTACCTGCCCGGACTCGGTTCCCTTGAAATCCGGGGTGAGGAAGGCCGCCGGATTCTGCCGGCCGTTTCAATGCTCGAAACGGGGAACTGGCTCGTGCCCCGCATCGACGACGTGCCGTACCTGAGGAAGCCGCCGATGGTTAACTGGCTGGTCGCCACCAGTTTCATCCTCTCAGGTCGCCGCAACGAGTGGACGGCCCGGTTGCCGTCGGCGCTGGCCATCCTCGCGCTTGGTCTCGGCGTGCTTATCGGCCTGCGACGGTGGCTGGGAACCGATCACGCCGTGTTCGCGGCCCTGGCGGTCCTGACTACTGCTGAACTCATCGATAAAGGCCGGTTGATCGAAATCGACGCGCTGTACGCGGCCGCTTTCGGCCTGGCAGTCGCCGCCTGGATCGGGCTCGACGGGAACTCCAGCCGGTTCCGGTGGGTCGTCTCCGGTTTTTTCCTGGGGATCGGCTTGCTGCTTAAAGGGCCGTTGCTCCTGCTGTTTTTCTATCCGTTCGTCACCATCGTCCTGGCCCGCTCCGGGAAGCTTGCCGCCCTCTGGTCGCCCCAGCACCTGGCCGGTTTGGCGGTGATGCTGCTGGTGTTTGCGGCCTGGCTGGTGCCTCACCTGCTGAACCCCGAAGCCAAGGGCGCCGTCAGCACCTGGTCCAGCCAGTACGCCGAGCGGTTTGATTGGGGTGATTACCGCCCGGCAAATACGGTGATCAATCTCGGGCGCGCCCTGCTGAATTTCCTGCCCTGGCTGTTGCTCTTGCCCTTCGGCCGCAACAATCGCCGCCTCGAAGACCGGCCGCTGCTTGCCGGCCTGGAATGGGGCGCCCTGGCCACTTTCATCCTCGTCATGCTTTTGCCGGGCGCGCTGCCGCGTTACGCGCTGCCGCTGGCTGTGCCCGTGGCGGTCCTGGCTGCGTACCGGCTTCGCGAAAATTCCGGGCTGACGGCGCCCGTCATCCGCGTCGTGCTCGCGGGCTTGATCCTGATCGTGCTCGCCTCTTTCTGGCTGCTCGTGGCGCCCGGTGGCCGCCAATACGTCATTCCCGGCGCCATGCTCGCTTTGGGAGCGGCGATCTGGTTGCACTTCGAGGACACTCCGCGGATCAAGACCCTGAATTGGGCCGCCGGTGCCCTGGCCGTTTCGGCGACGTTGTTTTACTGCGGAAAAATTCTTCCCGAACTGCGGCACCGGGAGTCGCTGCGGCCCGAAGCGGCCAGAATCGAGAGCTTCACCCCCGGGGATAAAGTTCTTATCTATGCCGCGGGATTGGACACGCCGCACGTGCTGTTCTATTTGCGCACGCCGCACCGGTTGGAACCGGGAGTTGACGCCGTGCCGGCAGACGCGGAATACCTTTTGGTTGGGCGCGCGGAAGTGGACCGGGTCAGGCAGCGGTTCGGTGAGCGCGCCTCGGAGTTGTGGCGCCACCAGGAACGGGGCGGGAACCAAACATTCCTGTTTCGTGTTAGGAACTAG
- a CDS encoding polyribonucleotide nucleotidyltransferase produces the protein MHHSVSKLIGTANLTFESGKLAKLADGSVTVRSGDTIILVAAVSATSIKEGQDFFPLTVDYREKAAAAGKFPGGYFKREGRPSEKETLTARMTDRPLRPLFPKGYFYDTQVMSVLLSADGENDPDILSINGASAALAVSDIPFDGPIGAVRIARINGEFVANPTHTQRQASDLDLVYVGTWNDVIMIEGAADEMAEEDFIRALEYAHPFVREIISAQKELVDRVGKPKRQAELIAVREELLEVAYQVAGDRIEAALYSSGKVARTKAVDALHKEVETAVLERHPDATPFDISQAFDYLQKKAFRVSILDKKTRCDGRGFFDIRSLQAEVGLLPRSHGSALFSRGETQALALATLASAEEAQMLDGYTGGDLSKRFILHYNFPPFSVGETGRVGGASRREIGHGALAERSIAPVIPPELDFPYAIRVSSEIMESNGSTSMASVCAGVMALMDAGVPVRRPVAGISVGLVTEYEGDRLTRYTTLTDIIGSEDHFGDMDFKLCGTRQGITGFQLDLKLTGISHAIMAEAIRQARDARMKVLDVMHAAITAPRKELSPYAPRIETVKIHPDKIGLLIGPGGKTIKGIVAETGAEINIDDDGSVHIYSANRDSLNRAKEIITGMTKEIEVGETYHGRVVSIKEFGAFVEVLPGKDGLVHISEMADFRVKNVEDVVKVGDLIWVKCIGIDEKGRVKLSRKVAMRERNAEAESALQEEGAV, from the coding sequence ATGCATCACAGCGTTTCTAAACTCATTGGCACCGCCAATCTTACCTTCGAGTCCGGCAAACTCGCAAAACTTGCCGATGGATCAGTTACGGTTCGTTCCGGCGACACCATCATCCTGGTCGCAGCCGTGTCGGCCACCAGCATCAAGGAAGGCCAGGATTTCTTCCCTCTAACGGTCGATTACCGCGAGAAAGCGGCCGCCGCCGGCAAGTTTCCGGGCGGTTATTTCAAGCGGGAAGGCCGGCCCTCCGAAAAGGAAACCCTCACCGCGCGCATGACGGACCGGCCGTTGCGTCCGCTGTTTCCAAAAGGGTACTTTTACGATACCCAGGTCATGAGCGTCCTGCTCAGCGCTGATGGCGAGAATGACCCCGATATCCTGAGCATCAACGGGGCTTCGGCCGCCCTGGCCGTCTCCGATATTCCGTTTGACGGCCCGATCGGTGCGGTCCGTATCGCCCGGATCAACGGCGAATTCGTGGCCAATCCGACCCACACGCAACGTCAGGCCAGCGACCTCGACCTGGTCTACGTGGGCACCTGGAACGACGTGATCATGATCGAAGGCGCGGCCGACGAAATGGCCGAAGAGGATTTCATCCGGGCACTGGAGTATGCGCATCCTTTCGTGCGCGAAATCATTTCCGCCCAGAAAGAACTGGTCGACCGCGTCGGAAAACCAAAGCGTCAGGCCGAGTTGATCGCCGTTCGCGAGGAGTTGCTGGAGGTGGCTTACCAGGTGGCCGGCGACCGGATCGAAGCCGCCCTCTACAGCTCCGGTAAAGTGGCCCGCACCAAGGCGGTGGACGCCCTTCATAAAGAGGTCGAGACCGCGGTGCTGGAGCGTCATCCGGATGCCACGCCGTTCGACATTTCCCAGGCGTTCGATTACCTGCAAAAGAAGGCGTTCCGGGTCAGCATCCTGGATAAGAAAACCCGCTGCGACGGCCGCGGCTTTTTTGATATCCGGTCGCTGCAGGCCGAGGTCGGGTTGCTCCCGCGTTCGCATGGTTCGGCACTTTTCTCCCGCGGCGAGACGCAGGCGCTGGCGCTGGCCACGCTGGCCTCAGCCGAAGAAGCCCAGATGCTGGACGGGTACACCGGCGGCGACCTTTCAAAACGTTTCATCCTCCATTACAACTTCCCGCCGTTCAGCGTCGGTGAAACCGGGCGCGTGGGGGGCGCCAGCCGCCGCGAAATCGGCCACGGCGCATTGGCCGAACGCTCCATCGCGCCGGTCATCCCGCCCGAACTCGATTTCCCGTACGCCATCCGCGTCAGTTCCGAGATCATGGAATCGAACGGCTCAACCTCCATGGCTTCAGTCTGCGCCGGGGTGATGGCCTTGATGGATGCCGGCGTGCCGGTCCGCCGCCCGGTGGCCGGCATTTCCGTGGGGTTGGTGACCGAGTACGAGGGGGACCGCCTCACCCGCTACACGACGCTGACCGACATCATCGGTTCCGAAGACCACTTCGGCGACATGGATTTCAAACTTTGCGGTACCCGCCAGGGGATCACCGGCTTCCAACTCGACCTGAAGCTGACGGGAATTTCGCACGCGATCATGGCCGAAGCGATTCGCCAGGCACGCGATGCCCGCATGAAGGTGCTCGACGTCATGCACGCCGCCATTACGGCGCCCCGCAAGGAACTGAGCCCGTACGCCCCGCGGATTGAAACCGTGAAGATCCATCCGGATAAGATCGGGCTGTTGATTGGTCCGGGCGGCAAGACGATCAAGGGCATCGTCGCCGAGACGGGCGCGGAGATCAACATCGACGATGACGGTTCGGTGCACATCTACTCCGCCAATCGCGACAGCCTGAACCGGGCCAAGGAAATCATCACCGGCATGACGAAGGAGATCGAGGTAGGCGAGACCTACCACGGCCGCGTCGTGTCGATTAAGGAGTTCGGTGCGTTTGTCGAGGTTTTGCCGGGTAAGGATGGCCTGGTCCACATCTCCGAGATGGCTGACTTCCGCGTCAAAAACGTCGAAGACGTCGTGAAGGTAGGTGACCTGATCTGGGTCAAATGCATCGGCATCGATGAAAAAGGGCGCGTGAAGCTCAGCCGCAAGGTCGCCATGCGCGAGCGAAACGCTGAAGCGGAATCGGCCCTCCAGGAAGAAGGCGCCGTTTAA
- the rpsO gene encoding 30S ribosomal protein S15, with translation MPTSENIDLGAFRLHEQDTGSADVQIALLTRRINQLTEHLKGHRKDHSSRRGLLKLVATRRSLLDYLKRTSQDRYKTVIEKLNLRK, from the coding sequence ATGCCAACGAGCGAAAACATCGATCTGGGTGCGTTTCGGCTGCACGAGCAGGATACCGGGAGTGCCGACGTGCAGATCGCACTTTTAACCCGCCGGATCAATCAGCTGACTGAGCATCTTAAAGGGCATCGCAAGGATCATTCCTCCCGTCGCGGTCTGCTGAAACTGGTGGCTACCCGGCGGAGTTTGCTGGATTACCTCAAGCGCACGTCGCAGGACCGGTATAAGACGGTTATCGAGAAGCTCAACCTTCGTAAATGA